Proteins encoded in a region of the Sphingomonas sp. OV641 genome:
- a CDS encoding acyl-CoA dehydrogenase family protein, with the protein MPLYLNEDQTMLRDTARDFVADAAPVSHMRKLRDDKDQTGFSRNLWKQFAEMGFTGILVGEDQGGLGLGHVEAGIVLEEIGRNLSPSPFLQTGVAAVEALKGTPHADRWFPGILAGDTIAALAIDEGAKFRNSVAMKAERSGNGFKLTGAKQFVQHGHIADVLIVAARTAGSADDDQGVTLFAVPKGAAGLTATAERLTDASLAARIEFEGVEVDADAVIGEVDAGRTPLARLVRAGQAGAAAEMLGVGTGAMDMTVNYLKERKQFGTLIGTFQALQHRASHLYSEMEVARAAVLKAQQLLDAGDDKADEAVSVAKAMTGLATMLSVQEGIQMHGGIGMTDEYDIGFYMKRQRVLAELFGDANFHADRLARAAGY; encoded by the coding sequence ATGCCTCTCTACCTCAATGAAGACCAGACGATGCTCCGCGACACGGCCCGCGACTTCGTGGCCGATGCCGCCCCCGTGAGCCACATGCGCAAGCTGCGCGACGACAAGGATCAGACGGGCTTTTCCCGCAACCTGTGGAAGCAGTTCGCCGAGATGGGCTTCACGGGCATCCTCGTCGGCGAAGACCAGGGCGGTCTTGGCCTCGGGCATGTCGAAGCCGGCATCGTTCTGGAGGAAATCGGCCGCAACCTTTCGCCGTCTCCGTTCCTTCAGACTGGCGTGGCTGCGGTGGAAGCGCTGAAGGGCACGCCGCACGCCGATCGCTGGTTCCCCGGCATCCTGGCCGGCGACACGATAGCCGCGCTCGCGATCGACGAAGGCGCCAAGTTCCGCAACAGCGTCGCGATGAAGGCGGAGCGTTCGGGCAACGGGTTCAAGCTGACCGGTGCCAAGCAATTCGTGCAGCATGGCCATATCGCCGACGTGCTGATCGTCGCGGCACGGACCGCCGGCTCGGCCGATGACGATCAGGGCGTAACCCTCTTCGCCGTGCCGAAGGGCGCCGCCGGCCTCACCGCCACGGCCGAGCGGCTGACAGACGCGAGCCTTGCGGCGCGGATCGAGTTTGAAGGTGTGGAGGTGGATGCCGACGCCGTGATCGGAGAGGTGGACGCCGGCCGTACCCCGCTCGCCCGCCTGGTGCGTGCCGGCCAGGCAGGCGCCGCGGCCGAAATGCTGGGCGTGGGCACCGGCGCCATGGACATGACGGTGAACTACCTGAAGGAGCGCAAGCAGTTCGGCACGCTGATCGGCACGTTCCAGGCGCTGCAGCACCGCGCGTCGCACCTTTACAGCGAAATGGAAGTGGCACGCGCCGCCGTGCTGAAGGCGCAGCAGCTGCTCGACGCCGGTGACGACAAGGCAGACGAAGCCGTGTCGGTGGCAAAGGCGATGACCGGTCTGGCCACCATGCTGAGCGTGCAGGAAGGCATTCAGATGCACGGCGGCATCGGCATGACCGATGAATATGACATAGGCTTCTACATGAAGCGGCAGCGGGTGCTCGCGGAGCTGTTCGGCGATGCGAACTTCCACGCCGATCGCCTGGCGCGCGCCGCCGGCTATTGA
- a CDS encoding 3-hydroxyacyl-CoA dehydrogenase NAD-binding domain-containing protein, translating to MTSPVRFERHDDVLVIISDSPPVNALGAGVRDGLHEGVSQGINDPAIKAMVIRCDGKTFFAGADITEFGKPPKGASLHEVIAMMDSSEKPIVAAIHGTALGGGCEVALACHYRVAVPSAVMGLPEVKLGLLPGAGGTQRLPRIVGVKAAIEMVAIGDPIPAKKANEVGLVDRVVGEDSLEADAIAFAREVADKKPIPRVRDKTVAPDPEAVEAFKKQHGKRMRGFDAPAANIACVVAASELPFDEGMKFERAEFVKLMEGTQSAAQRHLFFAERQAAKIDDVDPKTPLRPINKVGVIGAGTMGGGISMNFLSAGVPVTIVEMQQDALDRGTGVMRKNYEASAAKGRIKPDAPEKAMGLVTPTLNLEDLADCDLIIEAVYENMDVKKELFTKLDAIAKPGAILATNTSYLNVDEIAAVTKRPEDVLGMHFFSPANVMRLLEVVRGEKTAKDVLATVMALAKKIKKVAVVAGVCHGFIGNRMLSPRQIEANKLLMEGATPAQIDKVHLDFGMPMGPFQMADLAGIDIGWHRDPSRIESIRDALAAEGRWGQKKGAGYYDYDEKRNATPSPRALEIIEEFRAKSNLPKREITDQEIVERTLYTMVNEGALILEEGKAQRASDIDVVWIMGYGWPVYRGGPMFWAQNEVGLKKVVEGLEKHGFKVAEGLKSAAETGGSLK from the coding sequence ATGACTTCCCCCGTCCGCTTCGAACGCCACGACGATGTCCTCGTCATCATTTCCGATTCACCGCCGGTGAACGCGCTCGGCGCTGGCGTGCGCGACGGGCTGCATGAAGGCGTGAGCCAGGGCATCAACGATCCCGCGATCAAGGCGATGGTGATCCGTTGCGACGGCAAAACCTTTTTCGCCGGCGCCGACATCACTGAATTCGGCAAGCCGCCAAAGGGCGCGTCGCTCCACGAAGTGATCGCCATGATGGACTCGAGCGAAAAGCCGATTGTCGCGGCGATCCACGGCACGGCTTTGGGCGGCGGCTGTGAAGTCGCGCTCGCCTGCCATTATCGGGTCGCGGTTCCCTCGGCCGTGATGGGCCTGCCGGAAGTGAAGCTTGGCCTGCTGCCGGGCGCCGGTGGTACGCAGCGCCTGCCGCGCATCGTCGGAGTGAAGGCAGCGATCGAGATGGTTGCGATTGGTGATCCGATCCCCGCCAAGAAGGCGAACGAAGTCGGCCTGGTCGATCGCGTGGTCGGCGAAGACTCGCTGGAGGCGGACGCGATCGCCTTTGCGCGCGAAGTTGCCGACAAGAAGCCGATCCCGCGCGTTCGCGACAAGACCGTCGCGCCCGATCCCGAAGCCGTGGAGGCATTCAAGAAGCAGCATGGCAAGCGCATGCGCGGCTTCGACGCGCCCGCCGCCAACATCGCCTGCGTCGTCGCGGCGAGCGAGCTGCCGTTCGACGAAGGCATGAAGTTCGAGCGCGCAGAGTTCGTCAAGCTGATGGAGGGCACCCAGTCGGCCGCACAGCGTCACCTCTTCTTCGCCGAGCGCCAGGCCGCCAAGATCGACGACGTCGATCCCAAGACTCCGCTGCGCCCGATCAACAAGGTCGGCGTGATCGGCGCCGGCACGATGGGCGGCGGCATCTCGATGAACTTCCTGTCGGCCGGTGTGCCCGTCACGATCGTCGAAATGCAGCAGGACGCGCTCGATCGCGGTACCGGCGTGATGCGCAAGAATTATGAGGCGAGCGCCGCCAAGGGCCGCATCAAGCCCGACGCGCCGGAAAAGGCGATGGGCCTCGTCACGCCGACGCTCAACCTCGAGGATCTCGCCGATTGCGACCTCATCATCGAGGCCGTTTATGAGAATATGGACGTCAAGAAGGAGCTGTTCACCAAGCTCGACGCCATCGCCAAGCCGGGCGCGATCCTCGCCACCAACACCAGCTATCTCAACGTCGACGAGATCGCCGCGGTGACGAAGCGGCCCGAGGATGTGCTGGGCATGCACTTCTTCTCGCCGGCCAACGTGATGCGCCTGCTTGAGGTGGTGCGCGGCGAGAAGACCGCCAAGGACGTGCTCGCCACCGTCATGGCGCTGGCCAAGAAGATCAAGAAGGTCGCGGTCGTGGCGGGCGTCTGCCACGGCTTCATCGGCAACCGCATGCTCTCGCCGCGGCAGATCGAGGCGAACAAGCTGCTGATGGAAGGCGCCACCCCGGCGCAGATCGACAAGGTCCATCTCGATTTCGGCATGCCGATGGGTCCGTTCCAGATGGCCGACCTCGCCGGCATCGACATCGGCTGGCACCGCGACCCAAGCCGGATCGAGAGCATCCGCGATGCGCTCGCCGCCGAAGGCCGCTGGGGCCAGAAGAAGGGCGCGGGCTATTACGACTATGACGAGAAGCGCAATGCGACCCCGTCGCCGCGTGCCTTGGAGATCATCGAGGAATTCCGCGCCAAGTCCAACCTGCCCAAGCGCGAGATTACCGATCAGGAAATCGTCGAGCGCACGCTCTACACGATGGTCAACGAGGGCGCGCTGATCCTCGAAGAGGGCAAGGCCCAGCGCGCAAGCGACATCGATGTGGTGTGGATCATGGGCTACGGCTGGCCGGTGTATCGCGGCGGCCCGATGTTCTGGGCGCAGAACGAGGTCGGCCTGAAGAAGGTGGTCGAGGGGCTGGAGAAGCATGGCTTCAAGGTCGCCGAAGGCCTGAAGAGCGCCGCGGAAACGGGCGGTTCGCTCAAGTGA
- a CDS encoding SDR family NAD(P)-dependent oxidoreductase: MSLFDLSGKVVVITGSSRGIGKASAIACAEQGAKVVISSRKQDACDAVAAEINERFGAGTAVAAAANISDKAALQHLVDQSRREFGRIDCLVCNAASNPYYGPQEGIADEQFRKILDNNILSNHWLITMVAPEMKERGEGSIVIVSSIGGLRGSTVIGAYCISKAADMQLARNLAHEYGKHGIRVNCIAPGLIKTDFAKALWEDEAAVADRNSTTPLRRIGEPEEIAGAVVYLASRASGFMTGQTMVIDGGVTI, translated from the coding sequence ATGAGTCTGTTCGATCTGTCCGGCAAGGTCGTGGTGATCACCGGTTCGTCGCGCGGGATCGGCAAAGCCAGCGCGATCGCCTGCGCCGAGCAGGGTGCCAAGGTGGTGATCTCCAGCCGCAAGCAAGACGCCTGCGATGCGGTCGCGGCTGAAATCAACGAGCGGTTCGGCGCCGGCACGGCCGTGGCGGCTGCGGCGAACATCTCGGACAAGGCGGCGCTACAGCACCTGGTGGATCAGAGCCGACGGGAGTTCGGCCGCATCGATTGCCTGGTCTGCAACGCCGCGTCCAACCCTTATTACGGGCCGCAGGAGGGGATCGCCGACGAGCAGTTCCGCAAAATCCTCGACAACAACATTCTGTCGAACCACTGGCTGATCACCATGGTGGCGCCGGAAATGAAGGAGCGGGGAGAAGGCTCCATCGTCATCGTGTCCTCGATCGGTGGCCTGCGCGGATCGACCGTGATCGGCGCTTATTGCATCAGCAAGGCGGCGGACATGCAGCTCGCGCGCAATCTGGCCCATGAATATGGCAAGCATGGCATCCGCGTGAACTGCATCGCGCCGGGCCTCATCAAGACCGATTTCGCCAAGGCGCTGTGGGAAGACGAAGCCGCTGTCGCAGATCGCAACAGCACCACGCCGCTGCGCCGCATCGGCGAACCGGAAGAGATCGCCGGCGCCGTCGTGTACCTGGCGTCCCGGGCCAGCGGCTTCATGACGGGGCAGACGATGGTGATCGACGGCGGCGTCACGATCTGA
- a CDS encoding acyl-CoA thioesterase II gives MTDTPSPQALAADLVDLLDVEEIDTDLYRGRRSKGGVGRVFGGQVIAQALQAAQRSTDEPKIAHSLHAYFMRPGDENFPIIYRVVRDFEGRSFATRRVIAMQRGAPILNMACSLQVPEEGFHHQDGMPDVPPPESLPTEAELRARDAVHLPERQRRMVTRPRPIEIRPVYPRKWFNPTPTDPIQHSWFKVVAPIGDDPAMHRAILSYASDMALLGTCMLPHGVNWTTPGFQSASLDHAIWLHEPFRADEWLLYATHSPWAGHARGMNHGKIFTQDGRLVASVAQEGLIRQRPPKE, from the coding sequence ATGACCGACACGCCCAGCCCGCAAGCGCTTGCCGCTGATCTCGTCGACCTTCTTGACGTGGAGGAGATCGACACGGACCTGTATCGGGGACGCCGATCGAAGGGCGGCGTCGGACGGGTGTTCGGCGGCCAGGTGATCGCGCAGGCGCTGCAAGCCGCGCAGCGATCCACCGACGAACCAAAGATCGCGCATTCGCTCCATGCCTATTTCATGCGCCCGGGCGACGAGAACTTTCCCATCATCTATCGCGTAGTGCGCGATTTCGAGGGGCGCAGCTTCGCCACCCGCCGGGTAATCGCGATGCAGCGCGGCGCGCCGATCCTCAACATGGCCTGTTCGCTGCAGGTGCCGGAAGAAGGCTTTCACCATCAGGACGGGATGCCGGATGTGCCCCCTCCGGAGTCGCTACCGACCGAGGCCGAGCTGCGCGCGCGCGACGCCGTTCACCTGCCGGAGCGGCAGCGCCGTATGGTCACGCGGCCGCGGCCGATCGAGATCCGCCCGGTTTACCCGCGCAAATGGTTCAACCCCACGCCGACCGATCCGATCCAGCACAGCTGGTTCAAGGTCGTGGCACCGATCGGCGATGATCCCGCGATGCACCGAGCGATCCTGTCCTATGCATCGGACATGGCGCTGCTCGGCACCTGCATGTTGCCGCATGGCGTGAACTGGACCACGCCGGGGTTCCAGAGCGCGAGCCTCGATCACGCGATCTGGCTGCATGAGCCGTTTCGCGCCGACGAGTGGCTCCTCTACGCCACACACAGCCCTTGGGCTGGCCATGCCCGCGGGATGAACCATGGCAAGATCTTCACCCAGGACGGTCGGCTGGTCGCCAGCGTCGCGCAGGAGGGATTGATCCGGCAGCGTCCGCCGAAGGAATGA
- a CDS encoding VOC family protein, with the protein MTVSRILFTKFIVADLPAAITFYEQAFGFVVRNRITLPGMEEVLIGLADDTFTLVLYHHTDGRALTRGDHHGPLGLSTRDIDAAWDRAIAAGGTAVRPPEDLPGMRIAFLDDPEGHAIELIQYKRDKAREGATQ; encoded by the coding sequence ATGACGGTCAGCCGCATTCTGTTCACCAAGTTCATCGTGGCCGATCTGCCGGCGGCGATTACCTTTTACGAGCAGGCCTTCGGGTTCGTGGTCCGCAACCGGATCACGCTGCCGGGCATGGAGGAAGTGCTGATCGGGCTGGCCGACGACACCTTCACGCTCGTTCTCTACCATCATACGGATGGTCGCGCGCTGACCCGCGGTGATCACCATGGCCCGCTCGGCCTGTCGACCCGCGACATCGACGCTGCCTGGGATCGAGCGATCGCTGCGGGTGGCACTGCCGTACGTCCCCCGGAAGACCTGCCCGGTATGCGGATCGCGTTTCTGGACGATCCCGAGGGGCACGCGATAGAATTGATTCAGTACAAGCGGGACAAGGCCCGCGAAGGAGCAACCCAATGA
- a CDS encoding DUF885 family protein — translation MTLARRDFLAGTAALAATTALPAAAAGSNGDAQALALLQRHAEALLQDYPEGAAYLGLDTGSRAALKGRLTDRSAAAEAARRAGAAERLTQLNRIDPAALSPAVAVHVETVAAAHQIGVEGWRQMPIGDMAFLSNNNYRSTPYVVTQGNGAFVDTPDLLENKHQVANRADAEAYIARLNAYAKQLGDETERVRADAAAGVLLPAAFNEITVAQLRAGAAQPAREQGMIRTFGEKTRKAGLGDDWEARATAVVEQRIAPALLAQADAIAALRPQAPAHGGMWSMPDAARRYAWLVEASTTTKRTPDEIHESGLEQCRSYAAELDPLLRAQGLTQGTSGERLAALGKRTDLLFANTDAGRADLLAYLNTVVARLRPRLPQAFGKLVRGNLVIKRVPPAIENGAPNGYAGPGALDGSSPGIYYINLRDTANWPRFELATLTFHEGIPGHIWQGEYTFDLPLIRTLLGFNAYSEGWGLYAEQIGAELGYYDDDPLGRIGYLQSMNFRAARLVVDTGLHHKRWTVDQAVRWLMAATGYTESRARSEINRYCIWPGQALGYKTGHNEINRLRDDAKARLGSRFDVRGFNDTVVQAGGMPLGVLAKVVDRWVTAQRG, via the coding sequence ATGACCCTCGCTCGCCGTGATTTCCTCGCCGGCACTGCAGCGCTTGCCGCAACGACCGCCCTTCCCGCGGCGGCAGCCGGGTCGAACGGCGATGCGCAGGCGCTAGCGCTGCTCCAGCGTCATGCCGAAGCGCTGCTGCAGGATTACCCCGAAGGTGCGGCGTATCTTGGCCTGGATACGGGATCGCGCGCAGCGCTGAAGGGGCGGTTGACGGATCGCAGTGCGGCGGCCGAGGCTGCCCGGCGCGCCGGAGCGGCAGAGCGCCTGACGCAACTGAACCGCATCGATCCCGCGGCGCTGTCTCCCGCCGTGGCCGTCCATGTCGAGACGGTTGCTGCCGCCCATCAGATCGGGGTGGAAGGCTGGCGGCAGATGCCGATCGGCGACATGGCCTTCCTGTCGAACAACAATTATCGATCAACGCCCTATGTCGTGACGCAGGGCAATGGCGCCTTTGTCGACACCCCTGACCTGCTGGAAAACAAGCACCAGGTGGCAAACCGCGCTGATGCCGAAGCCTATATCGCCAGGCTGAATGCCTATGCGAAACAGCTGGGCGACGAGACGGAGCGGGTACGGGCCGACGCGGCCGCCGGCGTGCTGCTTCCGGCCGCGTTCAACGAAATCACGGTCGCGCAGCTTCGCGCCGGCGCCGCGCAGCCCGCGCGCGAACAAGGCATGATCCGCACGTTCGGCGAAAAGACCAGAAAGGCCGGGCTTGGTGATGATTGGGAAGCACGGGCGACAGCAGTCGTCGAGCAGCGGATAGCCCCTGCGTTGCTTGCCCAGGCAGACGCGATCGCCGCGCTGCGACCGCAGGCGCCCGCCCATGGCGGCATGTGGAGCATGCCGGATGCCGCCCGCCGCTATGCTTGGCTGGTAGAGGCCAGCACCACGACCAAGCGGACGCCCGACGAGATCCACGAATCCGGGCTGGAACAATGCCGCTCCTATGCCGCCGAGCTCGACCCACTGCTGCGGGCGCAGGGCCTGACGCAAGGCACCTCGGGTGAGCGGCTCGCCGCCTTGGGCAAGCGCACTGACCTGCTGTTCGCCAATACGGACGCCGGGAGGGCGGACCTGCTCGCCTACCTCAACACCGTCGTGGCGCGGCTGCGCCCGCGATTGCCACAGGCGTTCGGCAAGCTGGTGCGCGGCAATCTGGTGATCAAGCGGGTGCCGCCGGCAATCGAGAATGGCGCGCCCAACGGCTATGCAGGGCCGGGCGCTCTGGATGGTTCATCGCCCGGAATCTATTACATCAACCTGCGCGACACCGCCAATTGGCCGCGCTTCGAACTGGCCACGCTGACGTTTCACGAAGGCATACCGGGCCACATCTGGCAGGGGGAATATACGTTCGACCTGCCGCTGATCCGGACGCTGCTGGGCTTCAACGCCTATTCCGAAGGCTGGGGCCTGTATGCCGAGCAGATCGGTGCCGAGCTCGGCTATTACGACGACGATCCGCTAGGCCGGATCGGATATCTGCAGTCCATGAATTTCCGTGCCGCGCGCCTGGTGGTGGACACCGGGCTTCATCATAAGCGCTGGACAGTGGATCAGGCGGTGCGCTGGCTGATGGCGGCGACCGGCTATACCGAAAGCCGCGCCCGGTCCGAGATCAACCGATATTGCATCTGGCCGGGTCAGGCGCTTGGCTACAAGACCGGGCACAATGAGATCAACCGACTGCGCGACGATGCGAAGGCACGGCTGGGTAGCCGGTTCGACGTGCGCGGGTTCAACGACACGGTGGTACAGGCAGGCGGGATGCCGCTGGGCGTGCTGGCCAAGGTGGTGGATCGCTGGGTAACGGCGCAGCGCGGCTGA
- a CDS encoding acyl-CoA dehydrogenase family protein, translating to MSDLEQFRAETRAWLEANCPPEMREPIRSEKDTVWGGRDQSAMSPAQKQWMNAMGAKGWTVPDWPKEYGGGGLSAAETKVLREEMGRIRARNPLNSFGISMLGPALLKYGTEEQKKEHLPKIARGEIRWCQGYSEPNAGSDLASLATSAEDKGDHFLVNGQKIWTSYANYADWIFCLVRTDKTNKHNGISFVLFDMQTPGVSTKPILLISGYSPFCETFFDNVKVPKENLVGELNKGWDVAKYLLGHEREMISGMGLGSGGKNPLITGAIATIGLDHDGRLADPLLRAKIAEFEVRSKAFAAQSERFIDELKAGRAHPAQPSMMKYYGTELNKARHELMMASGGSDALEWESERSDGGSAPRAWLRTKANSIEGGTSEVQLNIISKRILQLPGA from the coding sequence ATGAGCGATCTTGAACAATTTCGCGCCGAGACGCGTGCCTGGCTGGAGGCGAACTGCCCGCCCGAGATGCGCGAGCCGATCCGCAGCGAGAAAGACACGGTGTGGGGCGGACGCGACCAGAGCGCGATGAGCCCGGCCCAGAAGCAGTGGATGAACGCCATGGGCGCCAAGGGCTGGACCGTGCCCGATTGGCCCAAGGAATATGGCGGCGGCGGGCTTTCCGCGGCGGAGACCAAGGTCCTGCGCGAGGAAATGGGCCGCATCCGGGCGCGCAATCCGCTGAACAGCTTCGGCATCTCGATGCTCGGGCCGGCGCTGCTCAAGTACGGCACCGAGGAGCAAAAGAAGGAGCATCTGCCCAAGATCGCGCGCGGCGAGATCCGCTGGTGCCAAGGTTATTCCGAACCGAACGCCGGGTCGGACCTCGCCAGCCTCGCCACCAGCGCGGAGGACAAGGGCGATCACTTCCTGGTCAACGGCCAGAAGATCTGGACCAGCTACGCCAACTATGCCGACTGGATCTTCTGCCTCGTTCGCACCGACAAGACGAACAAGCATAACGGTATCAGCTTCGTCCTGTTCGACATGCAGACGCCGGGCGTGTCGACGAAGCCGATCCTTCTCATCAGCGGCTATTCGCCGTTCTGCGAAACCTTCTTCGACAATGTGAAGGTGCCCAAGGAAAACCTCGTCGGCGAGCTCAACAAGGGCTGGGACGTGGCGAAGTATCTGCTCGGCCACGAGCGCGAAATGATTTCCGGCATGGGCCTGGGCAGCGGCGGCAAGAACCCGCTGATTACCGGTGCGATCGCCACCATCGGACTTGATCATGACGGGCGCCTGGCAGACCCGCTGCTGCGCGCGAAGATCGCCGAGTTCGAAGTGCGATCCAAGGCTTTTGCGGCGCAATCCGAACGGTTTATCGATGAGCTGAAGGCCGGCCGCGCGCATCCCGCACAGCCTTCGATGATGAAATATTACGGCACCGAGCTAAACAAGGCACGCCATGAACTGATGATGGCGTCGGGCGGATCGGACGCGCTGGAGTGGGAAAGCGAACGCTCGGACGGCGGCAGCGCGCCGCGCGCCTGGCTGCGCACCAAGGCGAACTCGATCGAGGGCGGCACCAGCGAGGTGCAGCTCAACATCATTTCCAAGCGCATCCTGCAGCTGCCGGGCGCCTGA
- a CDS encoding SDR family NAD(P)-dependent oxidoreductase has translation MARFTDKSIIVTGAGSGIGRAAATLFAAEGGQVIVADKVGAEATAEAIRTAGGIAHAIDMDAGSEEDVVRTVALACDKFGGLDVMFANAGISGGMANIFDTDVALISEVLRVNVIGPFLAIKHGAPRIAERGKGAIILTASVAGIRSGAGSPAYSASKAGVINLAQVSAQQLSGSNVRVNAICPGLTETGMTKQVFDYARDAGKMDRVGRLNPLRRGAQPEELARVALFLASDDASYVNGQAIAVDGGLSSSHPVTRQEYGRTTA, from the coding sequence ATGGCTAGGTTCACCGACAAATCGATCATCGTCACCGGCGCGGGCTCTGGCATTGGCCGGGCCGCGGCGACGCTGTTTGCGGCCGAGGGCGGTCAGGTGATCGTGGCCGACAAGGTTGGCGCTGAAGCGACGGCCGAGGCGATCCGCACCGCGGGCGGCATTGCTCATGCGATCGACATGGATGCGGGCAGCGAAGAGGATGTCGTCCGCACGGTCGCGCTGGCGTGCGACAAGTTCGGCGGTCTTGACGTGATGTTCGCCAATGCTGGCATCTCGGGCGGCATGGCCAACATCTTCGATACCGACGTGGCGCTGATCAGCGAAGTCCTGCGCGTGAACGTGATCGGTCCGTTCCTTGCGATCAAGCACGGTGCACCGCGGATCGCGGAGCGCGGCAAGGGCGCCATCATCCTTACCGCCAGCGTGGCCGGCATCCGCTCGGGCGCGGGCTCGCCGGCCTATTCCGCGTCTAAGGCCGGCGTGATCAATCTCGCGCAGGTGTCCGCGCAGCAGCTTTCCGGCTCGAACGTGCGCGTCAACGCCATTTGCCCGGGCCTCACCGAAACCGGCATGACCAAGCAGGTGTTCGATTATGCCCGCGATGCCGGGAAAATGGACCGCGTCGGCCGGCTCAACCCGCTGCGTCGCGGGGCACAGCCGGAGGAACTCGCCCGTGTCGCGCTATTCCTCGCTTCCGACGATGCGAGCTACGTCAACGGGCAGGCGATTGCCGTGGATGGCGGGCTGTCGTCCAGCCATCCGGTGACCAGGCAGGAATATGGTCGCACCACCGCCTGA
- a CDS encoding amidase family protein — protein MAERTALGTAAAIRSGETSALLEAEAAIARIEARDGQLNAVVVRDFDRARHAAAELDQRIRNGFDAPLLGVPMTIKESFNVAGLPTTFGFEEHRDFIATEDAVAVKRLKAAGAILLGKTNVPPALSDLQSNNPVYGRTRNAINPDRSAGGSSGGSAVALAAGMVPLEFGSDIGGSIRAPAAFNGVYGHKPTWGVLPTDGHCHPGTDGARSVLSVIGPLARDADDLETALGVVADHPLAPARQHGPAWRILMLTDHPLAKVQRAIVSAMETLANVLEKAGAVVDRSSDLLPDLPRQHAGYWQMLNIAMTRRQPAREGQQEPTLEAWLHLHDEQARIQRQWRRLFEQYDLVIAPVMGMTAFPHDDTPLAERRLDVDGEDTQFFHQFAFAGLATFPMLPATSVRIGTDPDGMPIGVQIIADLYADRTAIAGARTAHDLTWGQA, from the coding sequence ATGGCTGAGCGGACCGCTCTTGGAACCGCAGCGGCAATCCGGTCCGGCGAGACCAGCGCCTTGCTGGAGGCTGAGGCGGCCATTGCGCGGATCGAGGCGCGCGATGGCCAGCTGAACGCGGTGGTCGTGCGCGATTTCGATCGGGCGCGCCACGCGGCCGCCGAGCTAGACCAGCGGATCCGGAACGGCTTCGACGCGCCGCTGCTTGGCGTGCCGATGACGATCAAGGAAAGCTTCAACGTCGCGGGCCTTCCCACCACCTTTGGCTTCGAAGAACATCGCGACTTTATCGCGACCGAAGACGCGGTCGCCGTGAAGCGGCTGAAGGCGGCGGGCGCGATCCTGCTCGGCAAGACGAATGTGCCGCCGGCGCTATCCGACCTTCAGTCGAACAATCCGGTCTATGGGCGCACCCGAAACGCCATCAACCCAGATCGTAGTGCGGGCGGGTCGTCGGGCGGATCTGCCGTGGCACTGGCCGCCGGCATGGTCCCGCTGGAATTCGGCTCCGACATCGGCGGTTCGATCCGAGCGCCCGCTGCCTTCAACGGCGTCTATGGGCACAAGCCGACCTGGGGCGTGCTGCCGACCGATGGACATTGCCACCCCGGAACGGACGGCGCGCGAAGCGTCCTTTCCGTCATCGGCCCGCTGGCGCGCGATGCGGACGACCTGGAAACGGCGCTGGGCGTCGTCGCCGACCATCCCCTCGCCCCCGCCCGTCAACATGGCCCAGCCTGGCGCATCCTGATGCTGACGGATCACCCGCTGGCGAAGGTGCAGCGAGCCATTGTTTCCGCGATGGAGACGCTGGCGAACGTGCTGGAGAAGGCGGGCGCGGTGGTGGATCGGTCATCCGACCTGCTGCCCGATCTGCCACGACAACATGCCGGCTATTGGCAGATGCTGAACATCGCCATGACGCGCCGGCAGCCGGCGCGAGAGGGGCAGCAGGAGCCGACGCTGGAAGCCTGGCTGCACCTTCACGACGAGCAGGCGCGCATCCAGCGACAATGGCGACGGCTGTTCGAACAGTATGACCTGGTGATCGCACCCGTCATGGGCATGACGGCCTTTCCGCATGACGACACCCCGCTGGCGGAGCGGCGGCTGGATGTGGACGGCGAGGATACGCAATTCTTCCATCAATTCGCCTTTGCCGGGCTCGCGACATTCCCGATGCTGCCAGCGACCAGCGTGCGCATCGGCACCGATCCGGACGGCATGCCGATCGGGGTGCAAATCATCGCCGACCTATACGCGGATCGCACTGCAATTGCGGGCGCGCGTACGGCCCATGATCTTACCTGGGGGCAGGCATGA